Proteins found in one Deltaproteobacteria bacterium genomic segment:
- the ybeY gene encoding rRNA maturation RNase YbeY codes for MTEGVITVDVVRRGPARRVPIRGFKAKARRILRLLDQDDCELSVALVGDGEIRDLNGRYRSRDEPTDVLSFPVDERLPSGPRLIGDVIISVEKAARQARQRRRSLEDEMEVLLIHGILHNLGYDHERSPEDEREMRALERRLRRELKAGAR; via the coding sequence ATGACCGAGGGTGTCATCACCGTCGACGTCGTGCGCCGAGGGCCGGCGCGCCGCGTCCCCATACGCGGATTCAAGGCCAAGGCGCGCCGCATCCTGCGGCTGCTGGACCAGGACGACTGCGAACTGAGCGTGGCGCTGGTGGGCGACGGCGAGATCCGCGACCTGAACGGACGCTACCGCTCGCGCGACGAGCCCACCGACGTGCTCTCCTTCCCGGTGGACGAGCGCTTGCCCTCCGGCCCTCGGCTCATCGGCGACGTCATCATCTCCGTGGAGAAGGCCGCGCGCCAGGCACGGCAGCGGCGCCGCTCCCTGGAAGACGAGATGGAAGTGCTGCTCATCCACGGCATCCTGCACAATCTGGGCTACGACCACGAGCGCTCGCCGGAGGACGAACGCGAGATGCGCGCACTGGAGCGGCGTCTGCGGAGAGAGTTGAAGGCCGGTGCGCGCTGA